Proteins from a single region of Corynebacterium casei LMG S-19264:
- a CDS encoding DUF4192 domain-containing protein, with translation MTNSSTLRTPGQLLSNIPGILGFYPSDSIVLMAFEESDGALTLGPTLRFDIADVSSTLTEALTAIDYHRCVFIMPFAITTSANTDLHSIANEIFNQAALLEMPITGMWHTTEIAEGEPFGMIARDLNDIHPDFIDMEELPEHWKRGRIENIVNSATMEPFIREGRLPGFDRDEAHAPLHTRNHIIDADTLELTRAQALHAAMIMQDKNTLDNPRYGYDLADLLDECEELIFQASTYGYDAADSCLHDIGLLGVAAMTMANNYVRDLTAATYLDHPEQTAAIMLATSQSFTGEIRNNALCIYAAAQIKRGMPMYAGMALGASQGADRSHSLTTLMLQCYLNGLANNCVDNIYQGSTNARSHHYRQRAQKNQGKKNPPSSGDSSRESRESDTPDFDDAA, from the coding sequence ATGACAAACTCATCTACTCTTCGTACACCAGGACAGCTACTATCCAACATTCCCGGAATCCTGGGATTCTATCCTTCAGACTCTATAGTCCTCATGGCTTTTGAAGAAAGCGACGGGGCGCTCACCCTTGGCCCGACCCTTCGATTCGACATCGCAGATGTCAGCTCCACATTGACTGAAGCTCTCACAGCCATCGACTATCACCGTTGCGTTTTTATCATGCCCTTTGCCATCACGACTTCTGCCAACACAGACCTGCACAGCATCGCCAACGAAATCTTCAATCAGGCAGCCTTGTTGGAAATGCCCATCACGGGGATGTGGCACACCACCGAGATTGCAGAGGGAGAGCCCTTTGGAATGATTGCCCGGGACTTGAACGATATCCACCCAGACTTCATCGACATGGAAGAACTCCCTGAACACTGGAAGAGGGGACGCATTGAGAACATCGTGAACTCAGCAACAATGGAGCCTTTCATCCGCGAAGGCCGCCTGCCAGGTTTTGACCGTGATGAAGCGCACGCGCCACTGCACACGCGCAATCACATCATCGATGCCGACACCTTGGAACTCACTCGAGCTCAGGCACTGCATGCAGCAATGATCATGCAAGACAAAAACACTCTTGACAATCCACGTTATGGCTACGACTTGGCAGACCTGCTCGATGAATGCGAGGAGCTCATCTTCCAGGCGTCTACCTATGGATATGATGCGGCCGATAGCTGCCTGCATGACATTGGGCTGCTTGGAGTTGCCGCGATGACAATGGCAAATAACTACGTCCGTGACCTCACCGCAGCGACATATCTTGACCACCCTGAGCAAACCGCAGCGATCATGCTCGCGACCTCACAATCGTTCACCGGAGAAATCCGCAACAATGCCCTGTGTATCTACGCAGCGGCACAGATCAAACGTGGCATGCCGATGTACGCGGGAATGGCACTCGGAGCTTCCCAAGGAGCAGACCGGAGTCACTCTCTGACCACACTGATGTTGCAGTGCTACCTCAACGGCCTAGCTAATAACTGCGTGGACAATATCTACCAGGGAAGCACGAATGCCCGCAGCCATCATTACAGGCAACGGGCGCAGAAAAATCAGGGCAAGAAAAACCCTCCAAGCTCAGGCGATTCCTCCCGTGAATCACGGGAGTCTGACACACCTGATTTCGACGACGCAGCCTAG